Within the Mycobacterium gordonae genome, the region AGGTGAGCTTGTGCTGCTTGTTGGTTTCGTCCCAGTCGATATCCAGAAACATCACCAAAGCAAATGGGGGCGTGGGCGTTTGACACTGACGCCAGCCCAATCCGAGGGTGTGGACCTTGCCCGATTGAACATCGGCCTGGGCCGCGTCCGCCAAGAAGAGGCTGACTTTCATGCGAGTTGCGGCCTTACGAATGCTGGCGTCACGAGATCCATAGACCCACGTCCTGTTCTCAATCCGTATGCAATTACCCGTCGCTGCCGACGTCGAAAGATACTACGCTGCGCCGGACTCGCACGTTTTAGCGCTATGCCGTCTACTTGGCCGGCGGTAGTTGGCGGGGACCTTCTGGCCCACGAAGCTCACGCGGCCCTTCCCGCTCGACCAGCTCGCGCCGACCCTCCGAACCCGAGGTCCCGACCGACAGCCCGGCCATGTCCGGTGTGGATACCTGATCGAGCGAAGGCTGTTGATGGCGGCCGCGGACCTGAGCGTAGTCGTCGTCGTAACCCGGGTGAGCCGCCCGACCACGCGATGAATCGATCCGGTGGATGCCGGGGCCGGTAGCCGTGGGTGCCGGGGCCTGCAGGGGCTGCTGCGGCGGCTGCGGCGGTTGCTGCTGGCCTCCGCCGTCGGAGCTCTCGGTGTTCATCGTCACTTTGCGGGTCCGCTTGAGCGAGAACGCAATCTCCTCGACCTCCTCGAACACCTGCCGGGCGGTCCGCAGCGGCTGGGTCGTGTTGTCGATGACCCGCGCCACGAACGGGGGCACCAGCGGCCGGATCCACCGGGCGGCCGCCTTGGTCGCGTCCGGGATCGACGGAATCAGCGGCGCGCGGTGCTCGTCGTTCACCTCGGTGGTGGCCGGCGCTTCGTAGTGCTCGACGGCTGCCACAACGGGTTCGGCCGGTGCCGGCAGATACTCGATGACCGGCGGCTGCACGTCCCGGTCTGCGGCGGGCAACTGGGCCACCGCCCGGCTTGCGGCCTCGGCTTCGGCGGCGATCGGTAGGTACATGTCTTCCTCCACTGGTTCGAAGGTACGTTCCGACGACGCGTGCACCGGGGCATCGAGCGCCTCGACCACCCGACGGCGGTGGTGTTCGCGATCGATCTCGGCCTGGGCCTCGATGGCAAGGCGCGTCTGAGTGAGTTGGTGCTCGGCCCACATGATTTCGGCTGCCTGGCGCACCTCGGCCCGTTTGATCGCGATCGCGGTCTCGGCCTCCAGCTCGGCGCGTTCACGTTCTGCGCGTGCGCTGGCGTGGCGATCGTGGGTGGTCTCGCCGCGCCACGTTCGCAAGATCAAGGGCAGCAGATACAGCAGCGCAAAGAACGCGACCGTCAGCATGCGCAAAACCAGCGCCCCGGCGCTGTCCAGGGTCAGGTCATTCATCGCGACCCAGCGCGCGCCCAGGCCGCGACCGGCATCGGCTATCACGGCACCCCGCGCATCGGCAAGGGCCTGCTCGTTGCGGGAAACCGCGGCGTCCAGCGTTGGTGCCTGGCGTTCGCGGGCGGCCAGCGCGCTGTCCAACTCGCGCTGCGCATCGCCGAGCAGCTCGTTTGCCGTCCGGGTCTCAGGTCCACGACCGGGAACGCCGGTGATTCGGGTTTGCGGGCACGCAGGAGTCGGGTTGTACTCGCAGCGCGCGATCACCAGAGCGTTGTCCAGGTGTCCGCGAGCCTGGTCGACGGTGCCGTCCAGGGCGCTGCGCGCCGCGCGCGCCTGCTGCAGAGACGCCGCTGCCTGGGCGACGGCCGGGGCCGAGTCAGCCGTGCGCAGCGCACGCTCGTCGAGGCGGCGATCGATGGACCCCGAGAACAGTACGAGGGCGGCGAGCTCGCCGACGACCACACCGACGGCGACCGCCACCGCCGCACGACCTGCCGTGCCGGACCAACCGCGAGCCGGACCACCGGCGACGCCACGGGTGACCGCTCCGATCAGCAGGCCGAAAACGAGGGTCGCCGAAACAACGACCCAGATCGGGGCCGTGGCAACCGCGGACGTGACCGCCAGGGCGGCGACCAGCCACGCGAGCACGGCGCCGAGCACCACCACCGCTCCCGCGACGGCGTGGGTGGACCGCTCGTGGCGTTCCCCGAGCTCGCCTGCGTGTCCGCCACCCAGCCAGGTCAGCAGCGCCGCGATCCGCGTGACGACCGAGCGCTGCTCAGAGTTTTCGTGCGCGCGCATGAGAACTAACACCTCCAATGACGTCAAGCCTGGCAGGCCGCCGCCCGACACACCGAATCGAAGCGCCCGCTTGTGGCGTTCTTCACAACCCACGCCACGGTGGCGCAGATCACACTTCAGGGGGGCGGGGCGGGCCGAATTTCTGGCGACTCGGGGGGATCAGCGGCCCATCCGGCGGGCGGCATGAGACCGTATAAACCTTATGGAAAACCACGAGTTCCTCAGCTACGAAGAGTTCGGCCGCAGATTTTTCGAGGTTGCCGTAACACCGGACCGGGTGGCCGCCGCATTGAGCGATATCGCCGGCAGCGAGTTTGCCATGGAACCCATTGCCCAGGGTCCCGGCGGGATTGCCAAGGTCAGCGCGAAGGTCAAGATTCAAGAGCCCCGAGTTACCCGCAAGCTCGGCGACCTCATCACCTTCGTCATCCACATCCCGCTGTCCATCGACCTGTTGCTGGATCTGCGGCTGGACAAGCAGCGGTTCATGGTGACCGGCGACATAGCATTGCGAGCTACCGCCCGGGCGGCCGAGCCGCTGTTACTCATCGTGGACGTCTCCAAACCGCGGCCTTCGGACATCACCGTCAACGTGTCGTCCAAGTCGATCCGCGGCGAGGTACTGCGAATCCTTGCGGGTGTGGACGGGGAGATCCGTCGCTTCATCGCGCAGTACGTCCGCGAGGAGATCGACTCGCCACAATCCCAGTCGGCGCAGGTTATCGATGTCGCCACTCAGGTGGCGGCCGCCTGGGGTGGTTAGCAGCGTCCGCGCGTCACAGCGTCTGGTGGCGCCCGAAGAACTTGTGGTCTTCGCTGTAGCCCCCGTATCCACTGCCAATTTCGGAGTAGTGGGCGACGAACTCGATGCCTTTGATCCACTTGACCTGCTTGAACCCGTGCTGCAGCTCGTTACGCAGCCGTAGCGGCCGGCCGTGCAGGTAGGGCAGCGGCTCGCCGTTCATGTCGTAGGCGAGCATGCTCATGTGGTGCGTCATCTGCTCGATCGGATGCGCGTTGTAATAAATGCCGCCAGTCGCGCCCAATCCCATCGAGTAGAAGACCACCCACTTCGCCTCCGGTCGCGGCTTGACGATGTCCATGATGGTCTGCATCGACACGCCACCCCACTTGGCCACCCCCGACCAGGCCTGGATGCAGAAGTGCTGCGTGATCTGGTCGTGGTAGGGCAGTGCGCGCAGATCGTCGAGGGAGAACGCGGTCGGGTTCTCGACCAGGCCGTAGACCCGCAGCCGCCAATCCGCGAAGTCGTTCTTTTCCAGCTCTTTATACTCGACCGTCTCCGGCAGCCGCCCGTTTCGCCAGTGATACGGCGAGATGTCCTTCTCGGTGAAGGCGCCGGGCTTGGGATTGAGGCGCTCCAGCGCGCGCTGGAACGGACCGACCAGCGCATACCCGACGCGCTGCACTACGCGCGGGTGGCGAATGGTGAACGGAGTGGCGGCAACCCATCCGATCGCCACGATGACCATCGCGACGCAGAAGACGGCGAAACCGGCCCAGCCGTTGTCGTCTCGCGCCGCGAACATGTGGTTGAGGTTGCGTAGGGCTTCGGTGGCGAAAACCATCGTCACGTGGGTGAGGATGAAGAACAGGAAGTACACCAGCACCAAGAAGTGCAGAGAGCGGGCGTGCTGGATACTCACTCTCTTGCTGAGCCAGTGCACCCGTTGCGAGAGTGCCGGAGACATGCCGAGTCCGGTGATCACAGCGGCGGGTGCAGCAATGAATACGGTGGTGAAGTAGGCGAGCAATTGCAGCCCGTTGTACGCGACCCAGCCGTTGTCGGTAGGCCACTGCAGGGACGCGTATTGAATGGCCACGGATGCGGCGTGGGGAAACACATCCCAGCTGGTCGGCACGAGGTGGCGCCATTGTCCGGTGGTGAACAGCAGCACGTAGAAGACCGCACCGTTGATCAACCACAACACGTCGACACCGAGATGCCACCACCGGGCCAAGCCGATCGAATGGCGGAATCCCGGCAGCCCGAATTGCGGTGGGAGAGCAACGGTATCGGCGTTGGCGGTCCACAACGGATCGTCTGGCACCGGCGGTCCCACCCGCAGCCACTCGTCCTTGCCCGGCGTGGCGTTGCGGCTGAAGTAGAGCCGCGGGTGATCGCAGAGGATCTGAATGCCGGAACGGATGATGAACGTCATCATGAAGAGATTGAAGAAGTGGGTCCACCCGATCCACGCCGGCCGTCCGACGGCGCCCGAACTCGGATCGGTGCCAGGATAGCGTTCGATGAACGACTGCACCGCCGGCATGTGGTGCAGGCCCTTGCCGATCGCGACGCCGGCCAGCATCACGAAGAAGCCGATCGGTATCAGCCACAGCAGGTTGAACCACTTGTCCCGGCCGACCCGTAATCGGGGCGCGGTCGCGCGGCGGGTGAGATCGAAGCCGCCACCGTAGGACTCGACGTCGACGACATCGTCGGCAGAGTGCACCTCGCGTGCGTAGTCCACCCCCAGTTGTCCATCCGACATTGCCAATCCGGTGCGGGGGTCTGAACCCGTGTCAATGGATCTACTCACAGTCAGCAAATTTACACTATGGCGACTGTATAAATTAGAAACATTGGCAACCACGGAGCCCGCGAACCGGCAACAGGGTTTACCCGCCCGGGACACCCGGGTACCCCACCGCACCGACCCCCAGTGCAGAGGAGCAGATTCGTTGGCAAAGGTTGAGGTTTCGACCACCTCGGAGGTGGGCCCGGAAGCCGCGTGGAAGCTGGCATCGGACCTACCGCGATTCGACGAATGGATGACGATCTTCGGTGGCTGGCGCAGCGAGGTTCCCGCCACGATCGAAGAGGGCACCTGTGTCGCATCGCTGATCAAGGTGAAGGGTTTTCGCAACGTCATCTACTGGGAAGTGACGCACTACGACGAGCCGAAATCGATCGAACTGAGGGGCCGTGGCCGTGGCGGAGTCCGCATCACGGTCGCGATGGCTGTGACACCGACCGACCGGGGGTCGGACTTCCGGCTCAGTGCCGAGCTGTCGGGCGGAGTGCTGGGCGGGCCGGTGGGACGTCTGGTCGCCCGGATTCTGCGATCCGACGTCAAGAAGTCCGTCGAGAACCTGGCCGAATTGCGCTGACCCTCAACTCCGCTACCTCAGTTCTGCGAATTATGCAGTAGGGCTTCACGTTCCACGTCCCGAACGCGCCGGCGCTCCATGCTCAGCCACGACAGACCGGCGCCGAAAACCAGCATTCCACCGCTGGCTATCGAGACACCCACACCCACCTGCCCAAAGGCGAACGCCGCCAACGAAACCACGAACGCAAGGACAACTCCGGCCATCACCACAATGACGGGTCCACGCTCGGCTGCGTCTTCGAAGTCCTCAAGCTCGCGCGTGGCGCGAGGCAGGTGCCTGGTCTGGGTCATCAGCCTCTTCCTCTGCGGTTCATTGCATAGCCGGCGCTCCCGAACGGCCAAAATCAAGTCTTTAACGCCTACCCGAAATGCCCTATAAACAAACGGGTTCGGGTTATCCGGGCGGTCGCATCCGGCGGACCGGCCGCGCTTCGATCGCATTGACGGTGAGTTCGCGGCGGCTGATTCGCCAACCTGCGTCGGTCAGCTGGTACTTGTCGTCGTAGCGCAGATGCCAGACAACATCGACGATTTCGGTCCCGTCGTCGCCGATCGAGCGGCGACTCCAGTGGTGGGCGATGCCGGTGATGCGTCCACGGGCGAGATCCGGTCGCGGTCCATCGTCATACACCTCGCCGACGATGGCATGCTCGGTGCGGGCGACCCGGGCTACCGCGGCCACCGCCGCCGCGATGGCGTCGCGGCCCCGGTGCGCGTGCACCGGCTCCATCGTGGCCGGGGGGTCAGCCACCACCAGCTCCGCGGTGTCGGTGAACAACATTGCCACCGAATCGAACTGGCGATCATCGACGAAAGCCGCATACCGGTGCACCAGATCGCTGAGGGCATCCCGATCGATCAGCATGAGTGTGCCGGCGTGGTCACCTCGCGCACCGCGTCGAGCAGCCTGGCGACGCGGGGATCGCTAAATACCGCTTCCAGCAGCATCGGGCGCCCATCCGGCCCGGTCAGCGGAACCCGCCAGTTCGGGTGCTCGTCGGTGGTTCCCGGCTGATTCTGGGTGCGCCGGTCACCGACTGCGTCGGTCAGCGCCACGCCCAACAGCCGCGACGGCGTCCGCCCGAGGTATCGGTGGAACGCCAGAATCAGTTGCTCGGGGCTTTCCTCGCCGTCGCCGAGCATGCCTACCCTCCGCAACTCCGCCAGCCAGGCAGCCCGTTCGCAGGCGGCCGCCTCCTGCTCGGCCTCGGCAGGCCGGGTCAACAAACCCAGAGATTCCCGCAACTGGACGTGATCGCCGGCCAGGTAACCGGCCGTCGGCGGCAGGTCGTGGGTGGTGACCGAGGACAGGCAGTATTCCCGCCAGCGCTCGGCGGGCAGCGGCGCGCCCGTTGCGTCATCCTTCTCAAACCACAGAATCGAGGTGCCCAACAGGCCACGCAAGAGTAGGTAGTCCCGCACCCACGGTTCGACGGTGCCCAGATCCTCACCGACCACCACGGCTCCCGCTCGTCGGGCTTCCAGGGCAACGATCCCGATCATCGCCTCATGGTCGTACCTGACGTAGGTGCCCTCGGTCGGCGGCCGGCCCTCGGGGATCCACCACAACCGGAACAGCCCGATGATGTGGTCGATCCGAACCCCGCCGGCATGCCGCAGCACCGCCTGGATCAGCGCGCGAAACGGGCTGTACTCCAGCTCGTCGAGCCGGTCTGGCCGCCACGGCGGCTGCGACCAGTCCTGGCCCAGCTGGTTGAACTCGTCCGGGGGCGCCCCGGCGGTCACTCCGAGCGCCAGCGCGTCCTGCAACGACCACGCGTCGGCGCCGGTCGGATGCACGCCGACGGCCAGGTCATGCATGATGCCCAGCGCCATACCGGCGCGGGTGGCCTGCGATTGCGCCGCGGCGAGCTGCTCATCCAGCTGCCACTGCAGCCAGCGGTGGAAGTCGACGGCCGTCGCGTTCTTGGCGGCAAAGGCGGCGACACCCGGTGCGTCGGGATGTCGCACCGATTTCGGCCACCGATACCAATCGCTGCCGTGCTTGTCGGCCAGGGCGCACCAGGTGGCGAAGTCGTCCAGGGCGCGGCCCTCCCGTGCGCGGAAGGCGGCGTAGGCCAACTCCCGTCCGGCCGATCGCGGCACCGCGTAGACGAGCTTGAGAGCCGCGCATTTGGCGGCCCAGGCGCCGTCGCGATCGATGACGTCCGATCGTGCGGCTCGCCGCTGCACGCGGTCGCGCAACTCCCGGACCCGGCCGCGCTTGGGTAGGTCCGCGTACTCCGCAATAGCCTCCACCCGCAAATAGAGCGGGTTGACGAAGCGCCGCGAGGTCGGCAGGTACGGCGACGGTTCAATCCGCCCGCCGCCGGCCCCGGGGCCCGGCAGGCACGCCGCGTGCAGCGGGTTGACCAGCAGGTAGTCGGCGCCGTGCGCCCATGCCGACCAGAGGGCGAGATCACCGAGGTCGGTCAGGTCGCCGATGCCCCAGGATTGCCGTGACTGCATGCTGTAGAGCTGAGTGGCCAATCCCCAGCCGCGGCGCGTTCCGAGCCGCTCCGGCAACCCGAGCCAGTCCGGCGTGACGATCAGCGCGGCGGTGGCTCGATCCTCGCCGGATCGTAGCTGTATGCGGTGGTAACCAAGCGGCAGGTCGGCCGGCAGCAGAAAGCTGGCCTCGCCGATCTGGCGTCCGTCCAGATCGAACGGCGGGGTGAAGTTGTCCACTTGCACAATGCCGCTTTCCGGGCCGCTGAGTTCCGTTCCGTCCTCGAGCTGCAGCCACACCTCGGCCGGAGCGCCGTGTGTCACGTGCACCCAGAACCGCGGTTGGGTCCCGGCGCGCACGACGATGGTCGGCGGCAGCGATCGGGCCCAGTAAGAGCGCAGATGTGCGAGCAGGGCCGCGTTTCGGTCCTGTTCGGTAGTTGCGGAGACGCCGAGCGCGCCGAGAACGGCGACCAGGGTGGATTCCGGGACGGACACCTGCCGCCCGCTCCAGTCCTGATAGCTGGTGGCGATTCCGAGCCGGCGGGCGAGTTCGACAAGCGACGGCGCAAGCTCGGTCATGGAGAAACATTCTTACGTCCCGCTCCCGGAGCCGCAGCTCAGCGGGCTACCCGAATGCGGATGTAAACAGTGAGCGACTTAGCGCGCTTAGTCGGTGATTCGCAGCTAACATGCCCAGTGAAGTCACGACGACTCCACGGGGGATGGAGCGCGCTGATCCAGGCGGTTCTTGTCGCCTGGCGATGTTTGCGCAGGTGCCCTACGGTTGTCGATGTGATTTAGTGCTTCCCGATCAGCGGGCGTTTCATATCCGGGCGTTATGACCGAAAGGTGATCAAGCGTGGCTGAACATAGCCGCGGGCAACGGGGGTCCGGCTACGGCCTCGGGTTGTCGACGCGCACCCAGGTGACGGGCTATCAGTTCCTGGCCCGCCGTACCGCGATGGCGTTGACCCGGTGGCGGGTCCGGATGGAGATCGAGCCGGGCCGTCGCCAGACCTTGGCCGTCATCGCGTCGGTTTCCGCTTCTCTGGTCATCTGCCTGGGCGCCCTGCTGTACTCCTTCCTGAGCCCGGCCGGTCAGATCAACGAATCCCCGATCATCGCCGACCGTGACTCCGGTGCGCTGTACGTCAAGGTGGGGGACCGCCTCTACCCGGCGCTGAACCTCGCGTCCGCCCGGCTGATCACTGGGCGGCCCGACAATCCGCACCTGGTCAAGGGAAGCCAGATCGCCAACATGCCGCACGGGCCGCTGGTCGGCATCCCCGGGGCTCCCACCGAGTTCGCGCCGAAGAGTCCGTCCACCTCGTCGTGGCTGGTGTGTGACACCGTCGGCGGCACGTCGGGCCCGTCGGGCATGCCGTCGCCCGCGGGAGTCACGGTGACCGTCATCGACGGCACCCCGGACATGAGCGGCCACCGCCGGATCCTCAACGGATCGGACGCCGTGGTGCTGAGCTACGGCGGCAACACCTGGGTCATCCGCGAGGGGCGCCGGTCGAAGATCGACGGCACCGACCGCGCTGTGTTGTTGCCGCTGGGCCTGACGCCGGAGCAGGTCAGCCAGGCGCGCCCGATGAGCCACGCGCTGTACGACGCGTTGCCCGTCGGACCTGAGCTGCTGGTTCCAGAAGTGCCCAAAGCGGGCGCCCCGGCGACCTTTCAGGGCGCACCTGGCCCGGTCGGCACCATCCTGGTGACGCCGCAGATCAGTGGGCCGCAACAGTATTCGCTGGTGTTGGAGGACGGCGTCCAGACCCTGCCGCCGCTGGTCGCCCAGATCCTGCAGAACGCGGGGCGCCCCGGCAACACCAAACCGGTGACCGTGGAACCGTCCGCGTTGGCCAAGATGCCGGTGGTCAACCGGTTGGACCTGTCGGCGTATCCGAACGACCCGTTGAACGTGCTGGACATCAGGGAGAACCCCTCGACCTGCTGGTGGTGGGAGCGGACCAACGGAGAGAACCGGGCCCGCGTCCAGGTGGTCTCCGGTCCGACCATCCCGATCAAATCCAGCGAAATGAAGAATGTGGTCAGCCTGGTCAAAGCAGACGTCACCGGTCGCGAGGCCGACCAGGTCTACTTCGGCCCCAACTACGCGAATTTCGTGGCAGTCACGGGCAACAACCCGGGCGCCCAAACCGCAGAGTCACTGTGGTGGCTGACCAACGCCGGCGCGCGCTTCGGAGTCGATGACACCAAGGAAGCCCGCGACGCGCTCGGTTTGACGCTGCAACCCAGCATGGCGCCGTGGGTGGCGCTGCGGTTGTTGCCGCAAGGTCCGACCTTGTCTCGTGCCGACGCCCTCGTCGAGCACGACACGCTCCCGATGGACATGACCCCTGCAGAGTTGGTGGTACCGAAGTGAAACGTGGATTCGCGCGGCCTACACCGGAGAAGCCTCCGGTAATCAAGCCGGAGAACATCGTCCTGCCGACTCCGTTGAGCATTCCGCCGCCAGAGGGCAAGCCCTGGTGGCTGATCGTGGTCGGCGTCGTGGTGATCGGTCTGCTGGGCGGCATGGTCGCCATGACGTTCGCCAGCGGTTCACACGTCTTCGGCGGCGTCGGCTCGATCTTCCCGATTTTCATGGTCGGCGGCATGATGCTGATGATGTTCCGCGGCGTCGGCGGCGGTCAGCAGCAGATGAGCCGGCCGAAACTGGACGCTATGCGCGCCCAGTTCATGCTGATGCTGGACATGCTGCGCGAGACCGCGCAGGAGTCGGCCGACAGCATGGACGCCAACTACCGGTGGTTCCACCCGGCGCCGAACACCCTTGCGGCCGCCGTGGGTTCACAGCGGATGTGGGAACGCAAGCCGGACGGCAAGGATCTCAACTTCGGTGTCGTCCGGGTCGGCGTCGGCATGACGCGACCCGAGGTGACCTGGGGCGAGCCGCAGAACATGCCCACCGACATCGAGTTGGAGCCGGTGACCGGCAAGGCGCTGCAGGAGTTCGGCCGCTACCAGAGCGTCGTCTACAACTTGCCGAAGATGATCTCGGTACTGGTGGAGCCCTGGTATGCACTCATGGGCGATCGCACGCAGGTGCTGGGACTGATGCGGGCCATCATCTGTCAGCTGGCCTTCTCCCACGGTCCCGACCACATCCGGATGATCGTCGTCAGTTCCGACCTCGACGAGTGGGACTGGGTGAAGTGGTTGCCACACTTCGGTGACTCCCGGCGCACCGACGCCGCGGGCAGCGCCCGCATGGTCTACAGCTCGGTGCGCGAGTTCGCGGCGGAGCAGGCCGAACTGTTCGCCGGCCGCGGGTCGTTCACGCCCCGGCACGCCAGCTCGTCGGCGCAGACCCCCACGCCGCACCACGTGATCATCGCCGACGTCGACGACCCGCAGTGGGAGTACGTGATCAGCGCCGAAGGCGTCGACGGCGTGACGTTCTTCGACCTGACCGGGTCCGAGATGTGGACGAATGTCCCCGAACGCAAGCTGACCTTCGACAACATCGGTGTGATCGAGGCGCTGCCCCGCGACCGCGACACCTGGATGGTCATCGACGACAAGGCGTGGTTCTTCGCGCTGACCGACCAGATG harbors:
- a CDS encoding DUF4407 domain-containing protein; the protein is MRAHENSEQRSVVTRIAALLTWLGGGHAGELGERHERSTHAVAGAVVVLGAVLAWLVAALAVTSAVATAPIWVVVSATLVFGLLIGAVTRGVAGGPARGWSGTAGRAAVAVAVGVVVGELAALVLFSGSIDRRLDERALRTADSAPAVAQAAASLQQARAARSALDGTVDQARGHLDNALVIARCEYNPTPACPQTRITGVPGRGPETRTANELLGDAQRELDSALAARERQAPTLDAAVSRNEQALADARGAVIADAGRGLGARWVAMNDLTLDSAGALVLRMLTVAFFALLYLLPLILRTWRGETTHDRHASARAERERAELEAETAIAIKRAEVRQAAEIMWAEHQLTQTRLAIEAQAEIDREHHRRRVVEALDAPVHASSERTFEPVEEDMYLPIAAEAEAASRAVAQLPAADRDVQPPVIEYLPAPAEPVVAAVEHYEAPATTEVNDEHRAPLIPSIPDATKAAARWIRPLVPPFVARVIDNTTQPLRTARQVFEEVEEIAFSLKRTRKVTMNTESSDGGGQQQPPQPPQQPLQAPAPTATGPGIHRIDSSRGRAAHPGYDDDYAQVRGRHQQPSLDQVSTPDMAGLSVGTSGSEGRRELVEREGPRELRGPEGPRQLPPAK
- a CDS encoding molybdopterin-dependent oxidoreductase produces the protein MSDGQLGVDYAREVHSADDVVDVESYGGGFDLTRRATAPRLRVGRDKWFNLLWLIPIGFFVMLAGVAIGKGLHHMPAVQSFIERYPGTDPSSGAVGRPAWIGWTHFFNLFMMTFIIRSGIQILCDHPRLYFSRNATPGKDEWLRVGPPVPDDPLWTANADTVALPPQFGLPGFRHSIGLARWWHLGVDVLWLINGAVFYVLLFTTGQWRHLVPTSWDVFPHAASVAIQYASLQWPTDNGWVAYNGLQLLAYFTTVFIAAPAAVITGLGMSPALSQRVHWLSKRVSIQHARSLHFLVLVYFLFFILTHVTMVFATEALRNLNHMFAARDDNGWAGFAVFCVAMVIVAIGWVAATPFTIRHPRVVQRVGYALVGPFQRALERLNPKPGAFTEKDISPYHWRNGRLPETVEYKELEKNDFADWRLRVYGLVENPTAFSLDDLRALPYHDQITQHFCIQAWSGVAKWGGVSMQTIMDIVKPRPEAKWVVFYSMGLGATGGIYYNAHPIEQMTHHMSMLAYDMNGEPLPYLHGRPLRLRNELQHGFKQVKWIKGIEFVAHYSEIGSGYGGYSEDHKFFGRHQTL
- a CDS encoding type II toxin-antitoxin system Rv0910 family toxin is translated as MAKVEVSTTSEVGPEAAWKLASDLPRFDEWMTIFGGWRSEVPATIEEGTCVASLIKVKGFRNVIYWEVTHYDEPKSIELRGRGRGGVRITVAMAVTPTDRGSDFRLSAELSGGVLGGPVGRLVARILRSDVKKSVENLAELR
- a CDS encoding LapA family protein produces the protein MTQTRHLPRATRELEDFEDAAERGPVIVVMAGVVLAFVVSLAAFAFGQVGVGVSIASGGMLVFGAGLSWLSMERRRVRDVEREALLHNSQN
- a CDS encoding nuclear transport factor 2 family protein, with amino-acid sequence MLIDRDALSDLVHRYAAFVDDRQFDSVAMLFTDTAELVVADPPATMEPVHAHRGRDAIAAAVAAVARVARTEHAIVGEVYDDGPRPDLARGRITGIAHHWSRRSIGDDGTEIVDVVWHLRYDDKYQLTDAGWRISRRELTVNAIEARPVRRMRPPG
- the malQ gene encoding 4-alpha-glucanotransferase; the encoded protein is MTELAPSLVELARRLGIATSYQDWSGRQVSVPESTLVAVLGALGVSATTEQDRNAALLAHLRSYWARSLPPTIVVRAGTQPRFWVHVTHGAPAEVWLQLEDGTELSGPESGIVQVDNFTPPFDLDGRQIGEASFLLPADLPLGYHRIQLRSGEDRATAALIVTPDWLGLPERLGTRRGWGLATQLYSMQSRQSWGIGDLTDLGDLALWSAWAHGADYLLVNPLHAACLPGPGAGGGRIEPSPYLPTSRRFVNPLYLRVEAIAEYADLPKRGRVRELRDRVQRRAARSDVIDRDGAWAAKCAALKLVYAVPRSAGRELAYAAFRAREGRALDDFATWCALADKHGSDWYRWPKSVRHPDAPGVAAFAAKNATAVDFHRWLQWQLDEQLAAAQSQATRAGMALGIMHDLAVGVHPTGADAWSLQDALALGVTAGAPPDEFNQLGQDWSQPPWRPDRLDELEYSPFRALIQAVLRHAGGVRIDHIIGLFRLWWIPEGRPPTEGTYVRYDHEAMIGIVALEARRAGAVVVGEDLGTVEPWVRDYLLLRGLLGTSILWFEKDDATGAPLPAERWREYCLSSVTTHDLPPTAGYLAGDHVQLRESLGLLTRPAEAEQEAAACERAAWLAELRRVGMLGDGEESPEQLILAFHRYLGRTPSRLLGVALTDAVGDRRTQNQPGTTDEHPNWRVPLTGPDGRPMLLEAVFSDPRVARLLDAVREVTTPAHSC
- the eccB gene encoding type VII secretion protein EccB gives rise to the protein MAEHSRGQRGSGYGLGLSTRTQVTGYQFLARRTAMALTRWRVRMEIEPGRRQTLAVIASVSASLVICLGALLYSFLSPAGQINESPIIADRDSGALYVKVGDRLYPALNLASARLITGRPDNPHLVKGSQIANMPHGPLVGIPGAPTEFAPKSPSTSSWLVCDTVGGTSGPSGMPSPAGVTVTVIDGTPDMSGHRRILNGSDAVVLSYGGNTWVIREGRRSKIDGTDRAVLLPLGLTPEQVSQARPMSHALYDALPVGPELLVPEVPKAGAPATFQGAPGPVGTILVTPQISGPQQYSLVLEDGVQTLPPLVAQILQNAGRPGNTKPVTVEPSALAKMPVVNRLDLSAYPNDPLNVLDIRENPSTCWWWERTNGENRARVQVVSGPTIPIKSSEMKNVVSLVKADVTGREADQVYFGPNYANFVAVTGNNPGAQTAESLWWLTNAGARFGVDDTKEARDALGLTLQPSMAPWVALRLLPQGPTLSRADALVEHDTLPMDMTPAELVVPK